In Megalobrama amblycephala isolate DHTTF-2021 linkage group LG9, ASM1881202v1, whole genome shotgun sequence, the sequence caaccatataccaggaagttttagagcacttcatgcttcctgctgctgaccaactttatggagatgcagatttcattttccaacaggacttggcacctgcacacagtgccaaagctacaagtacctggtttaaggaccatggtatccctgttcttaattggccagcaaactcgcctgacctgaaccccatagtaaatctatggggtattgtgaagaggaagatgcgatatgccagacccaacaatgcagaagagctgaaggccactatcagagcaacctgggctctcataacacctgagcagtgccacagactgatcgactccatgccacgccgcattgctgcagtaattcaggcaaaaggagcctcaactaagtattgagtgaacatacttttcatgttcatacttttcagttggccaagatttctaaaaatcctttctttctATTGGTCTtcagtaatattctaattttctgagatactgaatttgggattttccttagttgtcagttataattatcaaaattaaaagaaataaacatttgaaatatatcagtctctgtgtaatgaatgaatataatatacaagtttcactttggaattagtgaaataaatcaactttttgatgatattctaattatatgaccattagagtattagtagacttttAGGTTAGTAGGATatgttgacatgtagttgcaaagttgcttgtagtcagtagaatgtctaaagtggacttcagaaataaagtcttatagattttttttttttgttccttaCTTTTGAACAGTTGCTCAAAGTTTTAAAGTCAAATAAAGTGGCATGTTTAGGTAATTACTGTAGTTGCACTCTAAAAAACAcagggttaaaaataacccaatttGGGGGTTTTCAACCCAAGGGCTGGGtaaccctgctgaaaaaaacagcatatgctggtaaggtaggttttgaagctggtatgctcgtttgagctggtttatgctggtccaggatCAGCATGGACCAGCTCAGGACCAGCATGCATTTTTGTTTATGGTTATGTCATGTCTGACCCAAGAgctgggtaaaacaaaaactacccaaacactggaaaaataacCCAAAAAATGACCCAAAAGGCTCGACTTTTTAGAGAATGCCTGATTGTTTGGCCATAAACATGCTAGTCATTTctcattatcaatgtttaattttatcTTTATGTAGAGTTGTTCATCAAAAATGTGATGCATTCTTCTACAGAATTGAAAGTGTCGGTTCTCATGGAGTAAGTCATGATAAAAATCGCTAAAATCAGCCTAAGATGATAACAAAAATAATTCACGAAGTTCTCGGAAAGTACACAGGAAGCCCTGACCACCACACAGGAACCTACAAGTGCATGCGTGTTCGTCAGTAACAGCAGGAGGATGTATGTGTCTGTTTCTGAGGGTTTGTCACATTGAGAAAGCCGAAGAGAAAAGATGTCTGGAACACGCACACTCTGCTGCCATGTCAACACGGCGACCCTCTCGTTTGCCATCTTATATCTGGTAAAACAGCTTCACACAAACATACAATATGTGTTTATATAGTTACAATTAAAGAGTGCTTTCCTGTTCTAAATCTCTAATTGTTGGTTAGTATAAAATATCAGGTGAATTCACTTGCAGTAATAGTTCAAGGGACTTTCAAAGTCACTAGAGTGTCTGTACATGAATATATAAAGGTTTTGTACTCTGGTACGACAGCACAGCCATTTTGTTGCTGTTATTTGTCAGTTGCACAAACTTAAAGGAGAAGTTTGTGCAGGTAGAGGAAGCTGGCTCCATTTTGAAGTCATTATCAGTTACTGAGCCTCATTCAATGCTGACTCTtcttttggttacactttatttcgataacCCActttctactaactataagtaaattTGCATATAcgtgtcaacttattctactaaccctaaccaaACAGTTTACTAGTACTCTTAGTTGAggtgtagttgcaaagttactgaTAGTTAGATTATCTAAAGTgcactatcaaaataaagtgttacatttCTCTTTTTAACACAATGTTTGTCGTACAGCACTAGCCATGTCTTTATCTGAAGCTGATATTTATTTAGCAACCAGTAGATGAGATAAATAGAGAAACTAACTATGCGTAGACTACTGAGAAACATTCATGATCTGAAAAAAATGGAGTGAGAAATTGATATTCCAAATTGAATTAGATacttttatgaatatttaaacaaaccacattatataattaatgaaatgagatccaggcagtcgAAGAAGTTGATGAAAATTGAAATGGAAGAATATGAAtaatcaataataaataaacgaTAATCAAATTTAATACATTGTTGATACAAAAGACCATCAATCAAAAGTCTATTCTGAGAAAAACAGTCTTTGTCGGAAGATATCAAAAGGCTGGAGTGCCAAAATAGCAGAGAGCAAGAAGTCAGAAGCAGAAAAGGTGAAACTAACACAGACTTCAGTTATACACCTAGGATAGGAAAGGTCAGACTGAACACATTGTGTCAATGGTGTATGTTTTCGTGACTGATCCTGTGACAGTTAACGTTAACTACGCAAGATGTGGGTTTAACACCTTTTTGGATCAACAGGAATTGGAAAGCTTGCACATTTCAAATATCAAGTCTTATGTTGTGCAAAATATTATCATCTTGTTCAAATGAGCAACAAATTCTGAGAACATTGTCGCTTTTGCAGTGCATGGCAGGTGTCCAATATCTAACCACAAAGGAGTACAGAATATCTTGTCACATTTATAGGAACATTTGAAGAACAATTGAAGACAACAAGCATCAATTATACCTTGAGAAGatgaaaatataatgaaaaataagcATAAATGAGTAGGAAATGCACAAAATTCTGGgttaaaaaacaacccaaagttgggtttaaaatggagaaaaacccagcgattgggttacaTGTTGGCCCAACATGCAGGGCAGTGTTATTTAACCcaacaaatgttaaaaatttactatatgtctggcttaaaatgaacccaaaataggttggaaataaaaaatcagacacataattactagaggcaacaataataatcaaaaggtgaacattaataaaaaaaattgataaatCGTCtaattacactctaaaaatgctgggttaaaaacaacccaagttgggttgaaaatggacaaacccagcaattgggttgttttaacccagtggtagggttaaatgtttgcccaacctgctgggtagttttatttaactcaaatattgtttaaaaatgactgtattgcttaattaaaattaacccaaagtatgttggaaattaacatttattaatgttcaatgaataattattaaacaataaacatttattaaattgcttattaataaatgtatattaataaactattaaactattaaatttatattaataaaatattaaagcttattaataaacattcaccttttgtctattattgttgcctctaattgcatctggtttttaatttcccaactattttgggttcatcaTTCTAGCCATAtaacaatttttaaacaatagttggtttaaataaaactacccagcaggttgggcaaacatttaacccaaccgctgggtttgtccattttcaacccaacttgggttgtttttaacccagcattttttagagtgtattattcattaaacgtattaataaatgttcatttccaacatactttaggttaattttaagcaagaaatacaataatttttaatcaatagttgagttaaataaaactacccagcaggttggtcaaacatttaacccaaccactgggtttgtgaattttcaacccaacttgggttgttttaacccaacattttttttttagagtgcagcgattgagttgttttaacccagtggttgggttaaatgtttgcccaacgtgctgggtagttttatttaacccaactactgtttaaaaatgactatatggctgaattaaaatgaatccaaaatatgttggaaattaaaaatcagactcataattactagaggcaacaataataatcaaaaggcgaacatttattaataagcataaatgtttattgtttaattattattcattaaacttattaataaatgttaaaacatattttgggttcattttaagcaagcaatacagtcatttttaaacaatagttgggttaaataaaactacccagcacattgggcaaacatttaacccaacctgctgggtttgtgaattttcaacccaacttgggttgtttttaacccaacatttttagTGTACTTAAATATATGATGAAGTTTAATATATAGAGTAGGATTACATGGATATATGAAATCAAACATAAtattgataaatcataagcatgaaatatgaataaaatgcatgaatatgaatattggcCATTTTGGACACACCAATAATCATGATCATCGGTTTAGGAATAAATACGTTTACAGGAAACCCTCTGTCTGTATTTAAAGCTCTATAGGATCTCTAGCTGAGGGAGGAGGTTGTGTCTATGTTATGTCATTTACACTTTTACAGGTTTTTCTGAATGAACCGCTGTTCTTGTGTAACTTGTTCTGTTGGTGTTGGCTCTGAGGAGAGAGACCAAACAGACCGCTGCCAGAGTACACACAAACTGAGACACACGTTTACCTTTATGAATTCATTCTGTCACATTCATTTCATCTGTACcccctctgtgtgtgtgtgtgtgtgtgtgtgtgtgtgtgtgtctctagACTTGTAATGTGCTGAAACTGGTGGGCATCGTTTATACGGTTTCATGGGAGAAAGTGGAATATTCTGTCCCCTTTCATGAATCAAAGGCTCCCAGGGGCCAGCGTGTCTGTAAGTTCACTTCACACAACTTCATTCAGTTACAAAGTTACACCTTATTTGTTactgtgtaattatacatttaagtactgagcaatattaattaactacatgtacttactgtagggTTAAATGCATAATTCATAGTTATTACTATCGTAATtacatgtaacaaggacactaaaataaagtatatatttCTTATTTCAGAATTTCACATTAGAGTTCACGTGATCATTatgataaatgtaatatttgatTAGTGACCTAGAATTAAAACAGAATCTTAAATATTTCttcttcattttaattatttcgttcccactttatattaagtggccttaactgctatgtaattacatttaaattaaccaTTTCATGCAATGCACTTAATgtgtaaatgcatgtttttacactgtacttatgtaaaaaatacttgcatgtaattacatctgcaattaatttctgtaattacatttataattacactgttgacccatccctgacccacccttaaacctacctataccaccaaacctgtcccataaccttacccgtatccatctcaatagcagcaaaagtgttttgcaatacagtatgaacacaataagtacattgtacttatttttgacgtaagtacatagtagttaaggccacttaatataaagtgggaccattaTTTCTAAAGTCTACATTACAGTTGCAACAGTTTGTGatcagtatgattttttaaaaatgtttttgaaaaaacaaggctgcaattatttgatcaaaaatacagtaaaaaaatctgaaatatttttacagtttaaaataattgtttctatttgaatatatttttaaaatgtaatttattcctgtgatcaaagctgaattttcagcttcattactccagtcttcagtgtcacatgatccttcagaaatcattctaatatgctgatttgctgctcaagaaacatttctgattattatcaatgttgttaTCAATGtatcagttgtgctgcttcagatttttgtggaaatgtttTTTCCAAGAAAATGTCTTATCAATAAAAACACCTTTAGTTTATCTATACAAAACAGAAGCTTTTCATGAAATCCTAAATGCTGCATCTTGACCAAACATtgttcactctaaaaaatgctgggttaaaaacaatccaagttgggttggaaatggacaaacccagtgattgggttgttttaacccagtagttgggttaaatgtttgaccaacctgctgggtagttttatttaactcaactattgtttaaaaatgactgtattgcttgcttaaaatgaacccaaaatatgttggaaattaatattaataagtttaatgaataataattaaacaataaacatttattaaattgcttattaataaatgttcaccttttgattattattgttgcctctagtaattatgtgtctgattttgggttcattttaagtcagccatatagtcatttttaaacaacagttggacaaacatttaacccaaccgctgggtttgtccattttcaacacaacttgggttgtttttaacccagcattattTAGAGTGTTTGGTATAAGACTTTGCATAAGTAAATTAATCCTTTAGcacaacacaaaaacattaaaataatcataGATAATATAGAAATAATTGAAAGCCATTAaatttctctctctttgtttTTTCCAGTTGACATCAGCACTAACATTCTGATGCTGTTCATGATGTCGATCTCTGCTGTGCTGGTTCTTTTCTCTCAACGCAAGGTACCGCTGGACGTGTTTACTGCCACTCACTGAAAAACACTCTAAACAGAAATTCATGGAAATGTGGTTTATGAGGGGAAAAAACACAGTGATGCATTACGAAATACATTTGAATACATTCatacattaataaatgcatacactctaaaaaatgctgggttaaaaacaacccaagttgggttgaaaatggacaaacccagcaattgggttgttttaacccagcggtagggttaaatgtttgcccaacctgctgggtagttttatttaactcaaatattgtttaaaaattactgtattgcttaattaaaattaacccaaagtatgttggaaatgaacatttattaatgttcaatgaataattattaaacaataaacatttattaaattgcttattaataaatgtatattaataaactattaaactattaaatttatattaataaaatattaaagcttattaataaacattcaccttttgtctattattgttgcctctataattgcatctggtttttaatttcccaactattttgagttcattttaagctagccatatagcaatttttaaacaatagttggtttaaataaaactacccagcaggttgggcaaacatttaacccaaccgctgggttaaaacaacccaatcgctgggtttgtccattttcaacccaacttgggttgtttttaacccagcattttttagagtgtagatatgaattgttaatattaaattttttttctttttatttattgattacatAAAGTGAATTGCAATAGTAATGGTAGTTACATATGATGCATATACCATTTTAGGTCCAAAATTTACATCTCAAATAATTGCTTTACTACATCAGCTCATGTTTCAATTTTCCAAGCATACTAATAAAATACAATGCTAAATCACATTTCAACAGGAACTAAATTTATACAccattgttcaaaagtttttgaaagaagactttcatgctcaccaaggctgcaattatttattcaaaaatacagtaaaatcagtaaaattgtgaaatattattaccatttaaaataactgtttactattttaatatattgtaaaacgtaatttattcctgtgatcaaagctggattttcagcatcattactccagtcttcagtgtcacatgatccttcagaaatcattctaatatgctgatttgatacttaaaggattagttcatttcacaattaaaatttcctgataatttactcacccccatgtcatccaagatgtttagatgtttctttcttcagttgaaaaaaacattaaggtttttgagaaaaacattccaggatttttctctgtatagtggactttaacagggaccaatgggttgaaggtccaaattgcagtttcaatgtgaAGCTTCAAAAAGCTCCTTCAAATTCGTCCAATATtgttgttttatcttttttagtaaaggccgtttgacttattctttgcacgtttgctttgtagacataaatatataaatacataaatattaatgcCATTATCATACCGTGATTTACTGTGCTGTTTGAATGTGCACCATATTCATTCCAGCAAATAACTCATTCTCACTGAAGAGTTTACAAGAACAATAATAAATCTGTGCTACTGAAGTCAAATATACACACTAAATCTGTAATGCAACCATCTGTGGTGATACGTTTTAAATAAGTCTAgtcagtttttgttttatagGATGTGTATGTATGTGACTGTGCATAAGCAATGgttcagtgagtgtgtgtgaaactTCGATTTTAAACTCTGAACCCAATATTTACCCAGCTTCCAGAAAGAGAGCTTGTCTCAATATTTATGAAGCTGGTGAAACACGAAATCCTAGCACTCTCTCCAAACTACACATTTCAAACCCGATCAGTCTATAACAGGGAAACAAATTTTTCCCCCTCTCAATCTCTTACTGTTTTGCATTTGATTAAATGTGTGGCTGAacatttctctttctctgtataAGGGCCCGATGTTTGTGCTGCCGTTTGTGCTGATGATGTTCGTGGAGTTGAGTCTGAGTTTTCTCTCGCTGTTTGATGGAGCCTGGATTCTGCCAGGGACCCCCAAATACAGAGACGTGCTGCAGGCTGTAGTGAGAATCACACACTTGGACACACAACTAGATACTGACTTCATGAAAACTACATGCCTATTTAGATGAATTTCACCCAATTAATGTGCACTTGTGTGTATGTCCCTAACAGAAGAGACAGAAAGGAGTCAGTATGTTGAATGAGGAGGACATTGGCCAGTACGCCGTGTGGTACAGTGTGCTCTTTATGCTGGACATACTGCTGAAGgtataagtctcttatgctcccCAAGGtcgcatttatttgatcaaaaatacagtatgttgttgtgaaatattactacaatttaatataaatgttatctattttaaaacgtaatttattcctgtgatcaaagctgaattttcagcatcattactccagtcttcagtgtcacatgatccttcagaaatcattctaatatgctgatttgctgctcaagaagcatttctgattattatcaatgatgaaaacagttgtgctgcttcatatttttgttgaaactgtaatcattttaaagggttagttcacccaaaaatgaaaattctgttattaattactcatgtcgttccacacccgcaagacacaaattaagatatttttgataaaatccgatggctcagtgaggcctgcactgacagaaagataattaacacattcagatgcacagaaagctactaaagacataaatcagttcatgtgacagtTCATGTAATACTTTTCATGCGGCAAAAAAAaccaaataacgactttattcaacaatatctagtgatggtgatttcaaaacactgcttcatgaagctttacgaatcttttgtttcgaatcagtggttgggagcgtgtatcaaactgccaaagtcacgtgatttcagtaaacgagtcttcgttacatcataagtgtttcaaaatgtttCGAAATtgcaatggttcacgtgacttcaagcttcatgaaacagtgttttgaaatcacccatgaCTAGATaatgttgaaaagtcattattttgtttttttggcgcacaaaaagtattctcgacgcttcataacattaaggttgaaccactgtagtcacatgagctgttttaaatatgtctttagtagctttctgggcatctgaaagtgttaattatcttgctggaggcctcactgagcaatcggattttatcaaaaatatcttaatttgtgttctgaagatgaacgaaggtgtggaacgacatgagggtgagtaattaatgacagtgaactaaccatttaaggattctttgataaatagaaagttcaaaagaacagcattttatttgaaataaaaatctttttataatattataaatgcctttactatcacttttgatcattttaatgcttCCTTCCATgcacacatttttatatatatatatttttttacatttttttaataatttaatggtTGTGTATGTTGATAAtatttgttttgaaaaaaaaaaaaaaaaactgaatgccACTGTATACATGTAAACACATGATATGTCATCATTCTATTAAAAAACTAactcatgcaaacacacacacacacacacacacacacacacagtgttatTTTGTCTGCTGCTCTAAATTATACAGTCTAAACCAAATCTCCTTTTGCTTGTACGGGGGGTTTGAGGTATGAAAGCGATGTATAGAGCCAGTCATAACGTGTGTTCGCTCCCTCTAGCTGATTGAGAAGGATTTAGGAAAAGGTAGAGGGAAATTAAACTGCCCTCTGGATGGTTTCTGGATAACTGTGTTCATTTATGTTTAGAATAATTCTGTGCATTTGGGCTTTAATTAGTATCTCTGTGTTTTTTGTGTAGGTGTATATGCTTCAGGTGTCAATGAGGTGTTTCTACGCCCTAAAGGAAAGAAGGCTTGCTGCCATCCATGTTGACACTGGAAATACTGTGACAGTAAGTGCATTTATAGTAGAGATTGTTTTAGTGTGACAAGATATAGTGGTTGTAATGTTGCTGTATAAtatgtaattgtattttttgatcatattatatatatatatatatatatatatatatatatatatatatatattttttttttttttatagcagtTCATCTACTGTTGtgatcaaataaaacaaatcacCATTTTATTGTGTGTTTGACTAACAGGTGAAGCTCCCTTCTTATGATGAAGCTCTCAAAATGAAAGCAGAAGACACACCCCCGACCTATAATGAgccttaaaataaaacaaaatacctATTTCCGGCATGCTTTTATGAcgcaaaatgaaaaaaaaaaacccttttgggTTAAACCACAAGCACAAATATTCACACGCATGCAAACAACCAGAAGCAACACATAAACAGACATGCCTGCTTACATCCTTGCTTTGGCACAATAAAGGTAATTAATACAATAAAGGTAATTCATTAATGATTTATGTGTTTCTGATTATTGTGTCTTTACTGGTTGGGAAAGCATGGAGAAGGGAGATAGGCATTCAGTTTAAACAGTAACTAGTTATGGTTTAAATACACTGCacaaaattaagtttatttttctgatctTATATagacaatatattttttcttgtttaaagCACAAACTCAATTAattatgatacatttttcagtaaaCCAGTATCTTAAGttattttgcttctcaagtaaatcttgtaaatctcaagtatcttgatttaagaatatttgtactggaaaacaagacagaaacactaagaaaatattttttgcagtttCTGTGATGCACCACTGATTATGATATCAGGAGCCAGAAACTAGTGATATCTGGGTTTTTTTATGATTATGAGATAGTAACTAATGTGAAgctttttattttgacagctgTATGTGTAAGAAAAGAGAGGGAATATTTAAtctgtataataaaatattatattaattgcttgatttaatgttataaaattcCAAGAAACAAATCTTCACATTGTGCTCACTGATACATGACAAAAtacatcattcaaaagtttgggagttttttgttcgggggtttttgaaagaaaaaatcatgtgacactgaagactggagtaatgatgctgaaaattcagctttgatcacaggaataaattacgttttaaaatatattcaaataaaaaaaagaaaaaaacttttcacaatattactgtttttaacgTATTCTTAATGCAATAAATGTAGCCTTATCGAGCAagaaagacttctttcaaaaatatagtCTTACCAtccccagacttttgaacggtattgtatatatatatatatatatatatatatatatatatatatatatatatatatatatatatatatatatatatatatacagtacagtccaaaagtttggaaccactaagatttttaatgtttttaaaagaagtttcgtctgctcaccaaggctacatttatttaattaaaaatacagtaaaaaacagtaatattgtgaaatattattacaatttaaaataactgtgtactatttaaatatatttgacaaagtaatttattcctgtgatgcaaagctgaattttcagcatcattactccagtcttcagtgtcacatgatccttcagaaatcattctaatatgctgatttgctgctcaagaaacatttatgattattttcaatgttgaaaacagttgtgtactttttttttttcaggattccttgatgaatagaaagttcaaaagaacagcatttatctgaaatacaaagcttctgtagcattatacactaccgttcaaaagtttggggtcagtaagaatttttatttttatttttttgaaaagaaattaaagaaatgaatacttttattcagcaaggatgcattaaatcaatcaaaagtggcagtaaagacatttataatgttacaaaagattagatttcagataaacactgttcttttgaactttctattcatcaaataatcctgaaaaaaaatattgtacacaaatattttgtacaattgtacacattaaatgtttcttgagcagcagatcagcatattagaatgatttctgaaggatcatgtgacactgaagactggagtaatgatgctgaaaattcagctttgatcacaggaataaattactttgtcaaatatattcaaatagaaaacagttattttaaattgtaataatatttcacaatattactgttttttactctatttttaattaaataaatgtagccttggtgagcagacgaaacttcttttaaaaacattaaaaatcttagtggttccaaacttttggactgtactgtatgtatatatatatatatatatatatatacagtactgtgctaAAGTCTCAGGCCATCATTAGATGTTTCAGCAGTGATATAATgaccatatataattatttctcagtctctttattaCAATATAACCAGACAATACAGTAAACTTGcgatattaaaaaacaaaagaagaaaaatcaggggaaaaaaacagcttttatagGCTAAAGTGGCAAGTATTTAGTGACCTCTCTTTACACTTGAACAGTAGCAGGAACCCGCTCTCTTAAACCTAAATGAAACAGAAAGGACTGGAAGGacaagaaaactttcaaaatatgagcaaagtttcatttttgagaaaatggAAGAAGTCCAGGAAGTCACACTAAATACTGAATTTTGCTTAAAgaagcagaattttttttacattttgtgtacatatttcctacattttttgtttgtagactgaaaaataaatatggacgttcattaaaacattgctaaaacatCAAAGCTGGTGGCCTAAGACAGTTGTACAGGACTGTATATATTTCAATTTCCACTTAATTTGGTCAATAgccaatcattttaaaaaaaaataattataaagtcactatttttttttttttttaa encodes:
- the LOC125275061 gene encoding mtp family protein, which translates into the protein MSGTRTLCCHVNTATLSFAILYLTCNVLKLVGIVYTVSWEKVEYSVPFHESKAPRGQRVFDISTNILMLFMMSISAVLVLFSQRKGPMFVLPFVLMMFVELSLSFLSLFDGAWILPGTPKYRDVLQAVKRQKGVSMLNEEDIGQYAVWYSVLFMLDILLKVYMLQVSMRCFYALKERRLAAIHVDTGNTVTVKLPSYDEALKMKAEDTPPTYNEP